One segment of Macrotis lagotis isolate mMagLag1 chromosome 1, bilby.v1.9.chrom.fasta, whole genome shotgun sequence DNA contains the following:
- the LOC141509963 gene encoding leukocyte immunoglobulin-like receptor subfamily B member 3, giving the protein MGSGSRGDSGRWAGCEPWGGRGGGYSLGSACLAGPLPRPSLRAEPGLVMPWGHLVVLWCEGSPGSELYLLWKGGGYMHMEKSADGRQAGFLISNMQSGTAGKYHCAYKKQSWSEASEDLRLILTGNYEAPSLSAFPSSQVTSGHNVTFQCQSLSTYGRFALYKAGEQIIHWQTQNTGRGAHANFSILSVTPADGGTYRCYRFHSYNPYEWSAPSNPLVLRVTGPLPRPSLWAEPGSVIPLKKPVTLWCEGPPGADLYLLRKEGEDLNMEKSGDGGRAQVLISHMTAMNTGRYQCLYMKQSLWSEASDPLEMRVTATLGLSSLQVGILVGTSTFLILLFLLLFLFCRCWRHRTRLRKGDRDTEAKRTTRSSDPAGTPLEETLYADVGEDRHTEEARPEDAAVPVGEDPQEVTYALLNLNSLKGRAEDPSPSGAGDPSLYAALK; this is encoded by the exons atgggaAGTGGGTCCAGGGGAGATTCTGGGAGGTGGGCTGGGTGTGAGCCCTGGGGAGGCAGGGGTGGTGGGTACTCTCTGGGCTCTGCCTGTCTTGCAGGTCCACTGCCTAGACCCTCCCTCAGGGCTGAGCCAGGCTTGGTGATGCCCTGGGGGCACCTAGTGGTCTTGTGGTGTGAAGGATCCCCAGGGTCCGAACTGTACCTTCTGTGGAAGGGAGGAGGCTACATGCACATGGAGAAGTCTGCAGATGGGAGGCAGGCGGGGTTCCTCATCTCTAACATGCAAAGTGGGACTGCTGGGAAATACCATTGTGCCTACAAAAAGCAGTCGTGGTCAGAGGCCAGTGAGGACCTCAGGCTGATACTGACAG GTAACTATGAGGCCCCCTCCCTCTCAGCCTTTCCGAGCTCCCAGGTGACCTCAGGACACAATGTGACCTTCCAGTGTCAGTCATTGAGCACCTATGGCAGGTTTGCTCTGTACAAGGCTGGAGAACAGATTATCCACTGGCAGACCCAGAACACTGGCCGGGGGGCTCATGCCAACTTCTCCATCCTCTCTGTGACTCCTGCCGACGGAGGGACTTATCGATGCTACAGATTTCACAGTTACAACCCTTATGAGTGGTCTGCCCCCAGCAATCCCTTGGTGCTCAGGGTCACAG GTCCATTGCCCAGACCTTCCCTCTGGGCTGAGCCAGGCTCGGTGATCCCCCTCAAGAAGCCAGTGACCCTCTGGTGTGAGGGGCCCCCAGGGGCTGATCTGTACCttctgaggaaggaaggagaagaccTGAACATGGAGAAGtctggggatggggggagggccCAGGTCCTCATCTCTCACATGACAGCAATGAATACTGGGAGATACCAATGTCTCTACATGAAGCAATCATTGTGGTCAGAGGCCAGTGACCCCCTGGAGATGAGAGTGACAG CCACTCTAGGTCTCTCCAGCCTCCAAGTAGGCATCTTGGTGGGCACCTCAACCTTCCTCATcctgctcttcctcctcctcttcctcttctgccGATGCTGGCGACATCGAACCAGACTCA GGAAAGGGGACAGAGACACAGAGGCCAAGAGGACCACCAGAAG CTCTGACCCAGCTGGGACCCCCCTGGAGGAGACCCTGT ATGCAGATGTGGGTGAGGACAGACACACAGAGGAGGCCAGACCAGAGGACGCGGCT GTTCCAGTAGGAGAAGACCCTCAGGAAGTGACCTATGCCCTGCTGAACCTCAACAGCCTCAAGGGTAGGGCTGAGGACCCTTCCCCCTCTGGAGCAGGAGACCCCAGCCTCTATGCTGCCCTGAAATGA